A region from the Aquimarina sp. ERC-38 genome encodes:
- a CDS encoding toxin-antitoxin system YwqK family antitoxin: MKPTYISEIEELNLEGWTLKEETSTFQVYQKDGIDKKLQIFDNYTLEENYKGEKLNGSLVGRMKKPFFQYPNYRSKIYLIESYKEGLMEGVSENFYDDGSKTRQEWKNDQLNGKWEEWFGTGQKEKEKNYVNGNLNGEQCEWYENGQLKFKENFINGLQVGESEEYLENGKLKRKKFYNNGKIEGLVYELWDFKGKVVDGGIYSETEYVGDIPNGKETVFYPTGNKMREGIIVNGKENGERVWYNSNGTKSIREYYNNGELEGKRFLYDENGNLENIQEYLNGERIS, encoded by the coding sequence ATGAAACCGACATATATATCAGAAATAGAAGAACTAAATCTTGAGGGTTGGACTCTCAAAGAAGAAACTTCAACATTCCAAGTTTATCAAAAAGATGGAATTGATAAAAAATTGCAGATTTTTGATAACTATACTTTAGAAGAGAACTATAAAGGTGAAAAACTAAATGGCAGTTTGGTTGGCAGAATGAAAAAGCCTTTTTTTCAATATCCGAACTATAGAAGTAAAATCTACCTAATAGAAAGCTATAAAGAAGGTTTAATGGAAGGTGTTTCAGAAAACTTTTATGATGATGGTTCTAAAACTCGACAAGAATGGAAGAATGATCAACTCAATGGTAAATGGGAAGAATGGTTTGGCACTGGGCAGAAAGAAAAAGAAAAGAATTACGTCAATGGAAATTTAAATGGAGAACAATGTGAATGGTACGAGAATGGACAGTTGAAATTTAAAGAAAACTTTATAAATGGGCTTCAAGTTGGAGAAAGTGAAGAATACTTAGAAAATGGAAAGCTAAAGAGAAAGAAGTTTTACAATAATGGAAAAATTGAAGGACTTGTCTACGAATTATGGGACTTTAAGGGTAAAGTAGTTGATGGCGGAATTTATAGCGAAACAGAATACGTAGGAGATATTCCAAATGGCAAAGAAACGGTTTTCTATCCAACCGGAAATAAAATGAGAGAAGGAATTATTGTAAATGGGAAAGAAAACGGGGAACGAGTATGGTACAACAGCAATGGAACTAAATCTATAAGAGAGTATTATAATAATGGAGAACTTGAGGGTAAAAGATTTCTTTATGATGAGAATGGGAATTTAGAAAATATCCAAGAATACTTAAACGGAGAAAGAATATCTTAA